In a single window of the Ferviditalea candida genome:
- the grpE gene encoding nucleotide exchange factor GrpE produces the protein MSQNETADHKDTQDSNRHPEDTAAEHRDDAAVQDQAAEADLTGQQDPSDSSAQLEELRKQSDENYQRFLRVQADFENFRRRTRQEKEELSKYASMQLIEKLLPVIDNFDRALLATKGATDNAEAFIKGVEMIFRQIEQMLEQEGLKPMETIGRPFNPEFHQAIMQVESKEYAEGIVVEEVQKGYMLKDKVLRPAMVKVSS, from the coding sequence GTGAGTCAAAATGAAACAGCGGATCATAAAGACACACAGGATTCGAATCGTCATCCCGAGGACACTGCGGCTGAACATCGGGACGATGCCGCTGTTCAGGATCAGGCGGCTGAAGCCGACTTGACCGGACAGCAGGATCCATCCGACAGCTCCGCACAATTGGAAGAATTGCGAAAGCAGTCCGACGAGAACTATCAGCGATTCCTAAGGGTTCAGGCGGATTTTGAAAATTTCCGCAGACGCACCCGCCAGGAAAAAGAGGAATTGAGCAAATACGCTTCCATGCAGCTGATTGAGAAGCTGCTGCCGGTTATCGACAACTTCGATAGGGCGCTGCTTGCGACCAAGGGGGCCACCGACAACGCCGAAGCATTCATCAAAGGCGTCGAAATGATCTTCCGTCAAATTGAACAGATGTTGGAACAAGAAGGACTGAAGCCGATGGAAACAATCGGCCGGCCGTTTAATCCGGAATTCCATCAAGCCATTATGCAGGTAGAATCCAAAGAGTACGCGGAAGGCATTGTGGTAGAAGAAGTGCAAAAAGGCTATATGCTGAAAGACAAGGTTCTTCGCCCGGCGATGGTTAAAGTCAGCTCCTGA
- the hrcA gene encoding heat-inducible transcriptional repressor HrcA, producing the protein MLTERQKMILSAIIDDYIRSAEPVGSRSISKREDVGFSPATIRNEMSDLEEMGYLEQPHTSAGRIPSHKGYRYYVDHLIKPDFLSNRELEVYKHFFAEKIQEIEGVVQQAAVILSSLTNYTSIVLGPEIFTTSLRHLQLLPLDKESAVAIIVTSTGHVENKTVSIPPGVPMSEIEKMVAILNDKLKGVPLLQLKSKLYSEISEELKKHVSRYESLFQIIQNVLDQREIQRVFLGGTTNILSQPEFKDVEKVKTILDLFDETEKMVKLVSSNKQGIQVRIGTENSMEAINNCSLITATYSIDGMVLGTVGVIGPTRMEYGKVIGLLDRFSRDLELMMRRWYK; encoded by the coding sequence ATGTTGACGGAACGTCAGAAGATGATTTTAAGTGCGATCATCGATGATTATATTCGTTCAGCAGAACCCGTCGGTTCCCGCAGCATATCCAAACGGGAGGATGTGGGATTCAGTCCGGCCACCATCCGCAATGAAATGTCGGATTTGGAAGAAATGGGATATCTTGAACAGCCTCATACATCAGCTGGAAGAATCCCTTCACATAAAGGATACCGGTATTATGTCGATCATTTGATCAAACCGGATTTCTTATCCAACCGCGAGCTGGAAGTTTATAAACACTTTTTTGCGGAAAAGATTCAGGAGATCGAGGGTGTGGTCCAGCAGGCGGCGGTCATCCTGTCCAGCTTGACGAATTATACTTCGATTGTGCTGGGTCCGGAGATTTTCACCACTTCGCTGAGACATCTTCAATTGCTGCCGCTCGATAAAGAAAGCGCCGTAGCCATCATTGTCACCAGCACAGGCCACGTGGAGAATAAAACGGTCAGCATCCCGCCAGGCGTTCCAATGAGCGAAATCGAGAAAATGGTGGCGATTCTCAACGACAAATTAAAAGGCGTGCCGCTTCTTCAATTGAAGTCGAAGCTTTATTCGGAAATTTCCGAGGAATTGAAAAAGCATGTTTCCCGTTATGAAAGCCTGTTTCAAATCATTCAGAACGTCCTGGATCAACGTGAAATCCAGCGGGTCTTTCTTGGCGGCACGACCAACATCTTGAGTCAGCCTGAGTTTAAAGACGTTGAAAAGGTGAAAACTATTCTTGATTTGTTTGATGAAACCGAGAAGATGGTAAAGCTGGTCTCCTCGAACAAACAGGGCATCCAGGTGCGAATAGGGACTGAAAACAGCATGGAGGCGATCAACAACTGCAGCCTGATCACCGCCACGTATTCCATCGACGGAATGGTGCTCGGCACTGTGGGCGTAATTGGACCTACTCGAATGGAATACGGCAAGGTCATCGGACTGCTCGATCGATTCTCCAGGGATTTGGAACTCATGATGAGGCGATGGTACAAATAG
- a CDS encoding N-acetyltransferase, which yields MTVTVACRKAVIEDVDQIHQIIREYADKGIMLPRSQQTILSTIDTFVVAEAAGKVVGCGSLCQLGSDLVEIRSLGVLEEYKGHGIGSRLVGFLLEQAKRRGIPKVMALTYEVKFFERNGFHVVPKEIFPEKVWTDCIYCKKQHCCDEIAVLKRLD from the coding sequence ATGACGGTTACGGTGGCTTGCAGAAAAGCTGTGATCGAGGATGTCGATCAGATCCATCAAATCATCCGGGAATATGCGGACAAAGGGATCATGCTGCCCCGCTCGCAGCAGACCATTCTGTCGACCATCGATACATTCGTTGTGGCCGAGGCAGCCGGAAAGGTCGTCGGATGCGGCTCCCTTTGCCAATTGGGCAGTGATTTGGTTGAAATTCGTTCGCTGGGCGTTTTGGAGGAATACAAGGGCCACGGCATCGGCAGTCGGTTGGTCGGTTTTTTGCTGGAGCAAGCCAAGCGTCGGGGGATTCCCAAAGTAATGGCATTGACTTATGAAGTGAAATTTTTCGAGCGGAACGGTTTTCATGTCGTACCTAAGGAAATTTTTCCGGAGAAGGTATGGACGGACTGCATTTATTGCAAAAAACAGCATTGCTGTGACGAGATTGCAGTATTGAAACGATTGGATTGA
- the hemW gene encoding radical SAM family heme chaperone HemW, whose product MDRTTSPKAVYIHIPFCTNKCHYCDFNSYVLKGQPVMEYLQALEREMEQTVEAVSPDRIETIFVGGGTPTVLTPEQMTVFLGMVRTYFPNRSERLEFTMEANPGTTDPEKLAAMKEGGVNRISFGVQSFDNRLLETIGRIHDADDVYRSLDNARRAGFGNLSIDLMFGLPGQTLETLDRSLDAALELGLEHYSIYGLKVEENTLFHTLYQKNRLPLPKEEEEAEMYERIIFRLLEAGYIQYEISNFARPGFESKHNITYWRNQSYYGLGAGAHGYVRGTRHINIKGIQSYIDAALQGVPVMETSEVSEREAMEDFMMVGLRMLRGVRGEDFYEQFHCSLEEVFGRTINRLIGKELLESFDEGYRLSPRGLMLGNEVFAEFIGAG is encoded by the coding sequence ATGGACCGAACGACAAGTCCGAAAGCGGTGTATATCCATATTCCGTTCTGCACGAATAAGTGCCATTACTGCGATTTCAATTCCTATGTGCTGAAAGGGCAGCCTGTGATGGAATATCTGCAGGCGCTTGAGCGGGAGATGGAACAGACCGTCGAAGCGGTGTCTCCGGACCGCATTGAAACGATTTTTGTCGGCGGAGGAACGCCCACTGTACTGACTCCGGAGCAAATGACGGTTTTTTTGGGCATGGTTCGGACCTATTTTCCCAATCGTTCCGAACGTTTGGAATTTACCATGGAAGCCAACCCGGGAACCACGGACCCGGAAAAGCTGGCGGCGATGAAGGAGGGCGGCGTCAACCGAATCAGCTTCGGCGTGCAGTCATTCGACAACCGGCTGCTGGAAACCATTGGCAGAATCCACGATGCGGACGATGTGTACCGGAGTTTGGACAATGCCCGCAGGGCGGGCTTCGGCAATTTATCGATCGACCTCATGTTCGGCCTTCCGGGGCAAACGCTGGAGACGCTTGATCGAAGCTTGGATGCCGCATTGGAGCTCGGTCTGGAGCATTACTCCATCTACGGCTTGAAGGTCGAGGAAAACACCCTGTTTCACACGCTGTATCAAAAAAACCGTCTTCCCCTTCCGAAAGAAGAGGAAGAAGCGGAGATGTACGAACGGATCATCTTCAGACTGCTTGAAGCCGGGTACATTCAATATGAAATCAGCAATTTTGCCAGGCCGGGTTTCGAGAGCAAGCACAACATCACCTATTGGCGAAATCAAAGCTACTACGGTTTGGGGGCGGGAGCGCACGGATATGTCCGGGGGACCCGGCATATCAACATCAAGGGCATCCAATCGTATATTGATGCAGCCCTTCAGGGAGTTCCGGTGATGGAAACCTCCGAAGTCAGCGAGCGGGAGGCGATGGAGGATTTCATGATGGTCGGATTGCGGATGCTTCGAGGCGTGCGCGGGGAGGATTTCTACGAACAGTTTCATTGTTCGCTGGAGGAAGTGTTCGGACGGACGATTAACCGGCTGATCGGCAAGGAGCTGTTGGAATCCTTTGATGAAGGATACCGTCTCTCTCCGAGAGGTCTGATGCTGGGCAATGAAGTGTTTGCGGAATTCATCGGCGCCGGCTGA